One Tissierellales bacterium DNA window includes the following coding sequences:
- a CDS encoding alpha/beta-type small acid-soluble spore protein encodes NTSNRILVPEARQALNQMKTEIASELGMANYESMDKGNLPSRENGYVGGNMTKRLVEMAQQNMSGGGTTTR; translated from the coding sequence AATACAAGTAATAGAATATTAGTACCTGAAGCACGTCAAGCTTTAAATCAAATGAAAACTGAAATAGCAAGTGAATTAGGTATGGCAAATTATGAATCAATGGATAAAGGTAATCTTCCATCTAGAGAAAATGGTTATGTTGGTGGAAATATGACAAAAAGATTAGTTGAAATGGCTCAACAAAACATGAGTGGTGGAGGAACAACTACTAGATAA